The genomic DNA TCGTCGTCCTCATCCGTCTGAAGGACCTCGTCTCCTACATCCGGAACGACCGTGGGGAGGACTAGACCGCAGACAGCGGAGTTCAAGACCCAGACCGACTTGCGCACGGTATGCAGCACTGTCCCCGAAACCTCCATCGGTACTGACAGCTCTCCCAGCGATACCCTCCACCACTACAATCCGCTCACAACCCCTCGATGGACTCCTCCAGTTCCTCGACCGGCACCGGGTGGATCCACTCGTCCGTGCTCCAGGCGTGCTGGACCACGCCCTCGTCGTCGAGGACGAACACGGCGCGCCGGGGCGTCTTCGTGCCCGCCATCCCCTCGCGCTCGACCAGCAGGTCGTAGGCGTCGGCCACCTCGCCGTCCACGTCGGCGAAGACGGAGAACGGGGAGTCGATGCCACGGAGGAAGGCGTTGATGCCGTAGGGGCCGTCGCGGCAGACGCCGTAGACGGGGACCTCGTCGAACTCGTGCCAGCCACCGGCCTCGTACCGGCGCCACCAGTTGTCCGAGATGGCCGAGAAGACGAAGCCGAAGAAGACGAGGACTGCGCCACGGTCGCCGGCGGCATCCTCGAGTGCCGTCGCACGGAACGTCTCGCCGTCGCAGAGCAGTGCCTCGAAGCCGGGCGCGTCGTCGCCCTCGGTCGGATGCATACCCGGGCGTCGAGTGGGGTCGGCAAAAGCGTGTGGTCGACGGTGCCCCCCGCCGCTCACTCGGTCGCTGGCCGCCGGCCCTCGAACACGGCGTGCCCCGGAACCTCGTCAGTCCCGTACCACTCGTCGTGAACCGTCGGGTCGAGGCCCGCCCCGGCGAGCACACCTGCGACGAACGCCGGGTCGAAGTTGGTGAGCGTGTGCCGGTCGACGAACCACTGGCCGTCGGGGGTCAGCACCAGCGAGTCCCACCGGAAGCGGGCGTCGCCGGTCTCGTAGCTCTGGACCAGGCGCGCGTAGAACCCCTCGCCCTCCGGGTCCGGGTGAGCTCGCAGGCGCGCGGGGGACTCGCCGTCCTCCGTCTCTACGTCGAGCGTGTCGAACAGCAGGAGGCCGCCGGGTGCGAGCCGGTCGGCCATCGACCGGACCGCCGCACCCAGTTCGTCGCGTGGCAGGTGGTTGACGACGGTGAAGGGCGCCCAGACCAGATCGTACGTCCCAGTGACGTCGAGGTCGGGCAGGGCGTCGACCGTGTAGCGCGCCGCGGGGTTCTTCTCGCGGGCGCGCTGGACCATCCCCTCGTACCGGTCGATGCCCGTCACGTCGAACCCCGCGTCCAGGAGGTACCCGTCGTGCGCGCCGGTCCCGCAGCCGACGACGAGCGCCCGGTCGCCGCCGTTCCCGGTCTCCTCGAACCGGCTGCGGACCCAGCCAGCCTCCTCGGCATACGGCTTGTCGGCATACAGCGCGTCGTAGGCGGCCGGATACTCGGCGTAGAGGGCTTCGGTCATGCGCGCGCCACCTCACACCCGACGGGCTTGAAACGTCGTGGTGGTGTGGGAGATCGTCGGCCGCGAGTAGTAATCTCCACATTATTCGAAAATATGTCCGATTGCGCAGTTATCGCTTCGATACGGAACGAAATCACGGATTCGTCAGATATCCAAATCGCTGAAGTCGGTGTCGAGTGCCTGCCGCTCCTCGTCGTCCAGTTCGGCGATGGCCTCCTCCAGGGTGTCCTGTTCGACCTCCGGTTCCGGCTGGGGGACGCTGTCGGGGTCCGTCTCGACGTGCTCCATCCCGCGGAAGCCCTCGGGGGCGCGGTTCCCGTCGGCGAACCACTCCTGGAAGGCCTCCTCGAAGGCCTCGGCCTCGCCGCGGTACTGCGAGCCGCCGGCCTCCTGGTACCAGTAGAGGAAGTCGGGTTCGTGGTCGTTACAGAGGAGCACCTCGTGGAGCGGTTCGCCGTAGACGACCCGCGCGACGTTGCACTCCTGGATGTTCTCGTCGCCGTGGATGAGCCAGCAGGCGTGGCACGGCTGGCCCGCGACCGCCGACAGCCGGACGAGTCGGTCCCGCGTGTCCTCGGACACCTTGTCGATGGACTGCAGTTGCCCGTCCTCGGTGAAGACCTCCTCCTCGTCGAACCGCCAGCCGCGCAGCGCGATGCTCACTTTGCCCATGTCCGCGGGTAGTCGACGCGTGGATAAGGGTCGTTCGGAAGGCGCGACCGCCCTGCGACTCAGCGGTCGTCGACCCTCGTGATGGTCCCGCGGTCGGTGTCGACGAGTTCCAGTCGGTGCTCGGTCGCGGCCGCCCGTCGCAGGTCCGGGTGCTCGGCGA from Haloglomus litoreum includes the following:
- a CDS encoding peroxiredoxin family protein encodes the protein MHPTEGDDAPGFEALLCDGETFRATALEDAAGDRGAVLVFFGFVFSAISDNWWRRYEAGGWHEFDEVPVYGVCRDGPYGINAFLRGIDSPFSVFADVDGEVADAYDLLVEREGMAGTKTPRRAVFVLDDEGVVQHAWSTDEWIHPVPVEELEESIEGL
- a CDS encoding class I SAM-dependent DNA methyltransferase; translated protein: MTEALYAEYPAAYDALYADKPYAEEAGWVRSRFEETGNGGDRALVVGCGTGAHDGYLLDAGFDVTGIDRYEGMVQRAREKNPAARYTVDALPDLDVTGTYDLVWAPFTVVNHLPRDELGAAVRSMADRLAPGGLLLFDTLDVETEDGESPARLRAHPDPEGEGFYARLVQSYETGDARFRWDSLVLTPDGQWFVDRHTLTNFDPAFVAGVLAGAGLDPTVHDEWYGTDEVPGHAVFEGRRPATE